One window of Botrimarina mediterranea genomic DNA carries:
- a CDS encoding DNA-deoxyinosine glycosylase, with product MLARSFPPIADARARVLVLGSMPGAASLAAGEYYAHPRNAFWPIMGELFGAGPELPYEERRERLMAAGVAVWDVLKSCRRVGSLDTAIERDSEEANDFAQFFQDNSAVRLVAFNGQKAETAFKRHALRTLDDATRERLTFVRLPSTSPAHAGRSLAAKLEAWRAGLGSGERAT from the coding sequence ATGCTTGCCCGCAGTTTCCCGCCGATTGCCGACGCCCGCGCGCGGGTGTTGGTGCTGGGGTCGATGCCGGGGGCGGCTTCTTTGGCGGCGGGGGAGTACTACGCCCACCCGCGGAACGCGTTCTGGCCGATCATGGGGGAGCTGTTCGGCGCCGGGCCCGAGCTGCCGTACGAAGAGCGGCGCGAGCGGCTGATGGCGGCGGGGGTGGCGGTGTGGGACGTGCTCAAGTCGTGCCGGCGCGTGGGGAGTCTCGACACGGCGATCGAACGCGACTCGGAAGAGGCCAATGACTTCGCACAGTTCTTCCAAGACAATTCAGCGGTGCGGCTGGTCGCCTTCAATGGGCAGAAAGCCGAGACGGCGTTCAAGCGGCACGCGCTGCGGACGCTCGACGACGCGACGCGCGAGCGGCTAACGTTCGTCCGGTTGCCATCAACGAGCCCCGCCCATGCGGGCAGGTCCTTGGCGGCGAAGCTCGAGGCGTGGCGTGCGGGACTTGGCTCCGGGGAACGAGCGACATGA
- a CDS encoding lipoate--protein ligase family protein, with the protein MQLHHHTAATPELNLALDESLLLGDDSDHLRFWEPGHPFVVLGRSSSYDDEVAVETCGELRVPILRRVSGGATIVTGPGCLMYAVVLDLRERPALMDLTAAHRYVLGKMVEAIKPLEPTATIAGTSDLAFTSQDALRKFSGNSVRRVRGRLLYHGTLLYNFDLPLISRLLQTAPRQPEYRTSRDHDAFVANLEATRAQLIEAIAAAWRATPSDIAPSIHKRADELVAEKYAHSRWNTHGKL; encoded by the coding sequence GTGCAACTCCACCACCACACCGCCGCGACGCCCGAGCTCAACCTCGCGCTCGACGAGTCGCTCTTGCTTGGCGACGACAGCGACCACCTCCGCTTCTGGGAGCCCGGGCATCCCTTCGTCGTCCTCGGTCGTTCGTCGAGTTACGACGACGAAGTCGCTGTCGAGACTTGCGGCGAACTCCGCGTCCCGATCTTGAGGCGCGTGAGCGGCGGCGCGACGATCGTCACGGGACCCGGGTGTTTGATGTACGCCGTCGTGCTCGACCTGCGCGAGCGGCCCGCGCTGATGGACCTCACGGCGGCCCACCGCTACGTCCTCGGCAAGATGGTTGAAGCGATCAAACCGCTCGAACCCACCGCCACAATCGCCGGCACCAGTGACCTCGCATTCACTTCGCAAGACGCCCTACGAAAGTTCTCTGGCAACAGCGTCCGCCGTGTCCGCGGTCGCCTGCTCTATCACGGCACGCTGCTCTACAACTTCGACCTGCCGCTGATCAGCAGGCTCCTCCAAACAGCGCCGCGCCAGCCCGAGTACCGCACCAGCCGCGACCACGACGCCTTCGTCGCGAACCTCGAGGCGACGCGAGCCCAACTCATCGAAGCTATCGCCGCAGCGTGGCGTGCGACGCCATCGGACATCGCGCCATCGATACACAAGCGGGCTGATGAACTCGTGGCTGAGAAGTACGCTCACTCCCGTTGGAACACTCACGGAAAACTTTGA
- a CDS encoding SIR2 family NAD-dependent protein deacylase, giving the protein MNEEFERAIEALRRAEHVVVFTGAGVSAESGIPTFRDDEGFWRRFPMDQFGTWRGLVRTAREEPKRLAEFVRCVIEPIAEAQPNAAHLAIAAAEASGVRLTVVTQNIDRLHQRAGSSTVFELHGSLYERCGGKRQPRGVVTTPQLQRICARLRKAERGWLPLLRTVLALRPILGIGLRGVYKPALVLFGDAMAQPAWSLSRRAAEGCDCLLQIGTSGVVYPAAMLPEDASLAGAKIISIDPEQQLADIWLKGTACEVVPRLFEAAFG; this is encoded by the coding sequence ATGAATGAGGAGTTCGAGAGAGCGATCGAGGCGCTTCGGCGTGCGGAGCACGTCGTCGTGTTCACCGGCGCAGGAGTATCCGCGGAAAGCGGCATTCCTACTTTCCGTGATGACGAGGGATTCTGGCGCCGGTTTCCGATGGATCAATTCGGGACTTGGCGAGGACTAGTTCGTACGGCCCGAGAAGAGCCAAAGCGGTTGGCAGAGTTCGTCCGGTGCGTGATCGAACCAATCGCTGAGGCGCAGCCGAACGCCGCCCACCTAGCCATCGCCGCCGCCGAGGCGTCGGGAGTTCGATTGACCGTGGTGACGCAGAACATCGATCGGCTGCATCAGCGCGCCGGGTCATCGACGGTCTTTGAGCTGCACGGGTCTCTCTACGAAAGGTGTGGCGGCAAGCGCCAGCCTCGGGGCGTAGTCACCACGCCGCAGCTACAGAGAATCTGCGCTCGACTGCGAAAGGCCGAGCGCGGGTGGCTGCCGCTGCTGCGGACGGTGCTTGCGTTGCGTCCGATTTTGGGGATCGGGCTTCGCGGCGTCTACAAGCCGGCGCTGGTGCTGTTCGGCGACGCGATGGCGCAGCCCGCTTGGTCGCTCTCTCGGCGTGCGGCCGAGGGTTGCGATTGCCTCTTGCAGATCGGGACATCGGGCGTGGTTTATCCGGCGGCAATGCTGCCCGAAGATGCAAGTCTCGCCGGGGCCAAGATCATCTCCATCGACCCCGAGCAGCAACTCGCCGACATTTGGCTCAAGGGGACCGCGTGCGAAGTCGTACCGCGGCTCTTCGAGGCAGCCTTTGGCTGA
- a CDS encoding NUDIX hydrolase, translating into MHRDPVIQLLTAYRETNPAEAQVADRILALVNSRPDCFDRTCRPGHLTGSAWVVSPDGERHLLLHHRKLDKWLQPGGHADGQTDLAEVALREAIEETGLQSLKVVANHRGVAVLDLDVHDIPARYAPDGSLVEDGHEHHDVRFLLQANADESLCVSDESHDLRWCTPDEVAALTQEWSVLRLLEKARRRLDR; encoded by the coding sequence ATGCACCGCGACCCCGTCATCCAACTCCTCACCGCCTACCGCGAAACCAACCCCGCTGAAGCGCAGGTCGCCGACCGTATCCTTGCCCTCGTCAACTCGCGCCCCGATTGCTTCGACCGCACTTGCCGCCCCGGGCACCTCACCGGCTCGGCGTGGGTCGTTTCGCCCGACGGCGAGCGGCATCTGCTGCTCCACCACCGCAAGCTCGACAAGTGGCTCCAGCCCGGCGGCCACGCCGACGGCCAGACCGACCTCGCCGAGGTCGCCCTGCGCGAAGCGATCGAAGAGACCGGTTTGCAATCGCTTAAGGTCGTTGCAAATCACCGCGGCGTCGCCGTGCTCGACCTCGACGTTCACGACATCCCCGCCCGCTACGCGCCCGACGGCTCGCTGGTCGAAGACGGCCACGAGCACCACGACGTTCGCTTCCTGCTCCAAGCCAATGCCGATGAAAGCCTTTGCGTCAGCGACGAGTCGCACGACCTCCGCTGGTGCACGCCCGACGAAGTCGCCGCGCTGACCCAGGAATGGAGCGTGCTCCGCCTGCTGGAGAAGGCCCGCCGGCGACTAGATCGGTAG
- the can gene encoding carbonate dehydratase, producing MIDDLLNNNRDWAQRVVADDPSFFADLAEQQKPDYLWIGCSDSRVPANQIVGLDPGAVFVHRNIANVVVHTDVNCLSVIEFAVRVLRVKHILVVGHYGCGGVAAALGDKPVGLIDNWLRHIRDVRQKYVDELLALPTQKDRVNRLCELNVMEQVKNVCYTSIVQQAWREGQPLTVHGWIYGIADGLIRNLDVSVDGPNDLDLAYKFEDTPVA from the coding sequence ATGATTGATGATCTGCTGAATAACAACCGCGATTGGGCCCAGCGGGTGGTCGCCGACGACCCCTCCTTCTTCGCCGACCTCGCCGAGCAACAGAAGCCCGACTACCTCTGGATCGGCTGCTCCGACAGCCGCGTCCCCGCCAACCAGATCGTCGGCCTCGACCCCGGCGCGGTGTTCGTCCACCGCAACATCGCCAACGTCGTCGTCCACACCGACGTCAATTGCTTGTCGGTCATCGAGTTTGCGGTCCGCGTCCTGCGGGTCAAGCACATCCTGGTGGTCGGCCACTACGGCTGCGGCGGCGTCGCGGCGGCGCTGGGCGACAAGCCCGTCGGACTGATCGACAACTGGCTCCGCCACATCCGTGACGTCCGACAAAAGTACGTCGACGAGCTGCTCGCGCTGCCGACGCAGAAGGACCGCGTCAACCGCCTCTGCGAGCTGAACGTCATGGAGCAGGTCAAGAACGTCTGCTACACGTCGATCGTGCAGCAGGCCTGGCGCGAAGGCCAGCCGCTCACGGTCCACGGCTGGATCTACGGCATCGCCGACGGCCTGATCCGCAACCTCGACGTCAGCGTCGACGGCCCGAACGACCTCGACCTAGCGTACAAGTTCGAAGACACGCCCGTGGCGTGA
- a CDS encoding SulP family inorganic anion transporter has product MTNSAQTPALSPWGNLLGALRTDFPASIIVFLVALPLCMGIATASGAPPVSGLITGIIGGLLVGAISGSPLQVSGPAAGLFVVTSEIIAELGFAALGIVVVCAGAIQIVAGVAKLGSYFRAVSPAVIQGMLSGIGVLIFASQFHVMVDDHDAARPWLNIGWEKGIANILTIPESLWKGLVPLDNSPHHLAAAVGVSSILVLMFWKYVPIKSLRIIPGAVVAVILAAAITKTMGWNIEHVDVPASLLDGILFPTREVLGDLEWRAVALAAVTVALIASAETMLCCAAVDQMQSHTRTDYNRELLAQGVGNFACGVVGSLPMTGVIVRSSANVDAGGRTRLSAWLHGLWLLIFVALLPWVLDMIPMSSLAAVLVYTGWKLINPKAVLKLWRVSRPEGIIAIITLLLVVGVDLLTGVLVGIACTAAWLLWTFAKLDVDVEEIPSESRTVLRLEGAATFLGVPKIADALDKITPDTELHVPLDRLRYIDHSCLELLVNWEKMHSAQGGVLVIDWESLAATFRDSNNKTHEQ; this is encoded by the coding sequence ATGACGAATTCCGCTCAAACCCCCGCACTGTCGCCCTGGGGCAATCTGCTGGGCGCGCTGAGGACCGACTTCCCGGCCTCGATCATCGTCTTTCTGGTGGCGCTCCCCCTCTGCATGGGCATCGCCACCGCGTCGGGCGCGCCGCCCGTGTCGGGATTGATCACCGGCATTATTGGTGGGCTGTTGGTGGGCGCCATTTCCGGCTCGCCGCTCCAGGTGAGCGGCCCCGCCGCCGGCCTGTTCGTCGTCACGTCCGAGATCATCGCCGAGCTCGGGTTCGCGGCGCTGGGGATCGTTGTGGTCTGCGCCGGCGCCATCCAGATAGTGGCGGGAGTCGCGAAACTCGGCAGCTACTTCCGCGCCGTCTCGCCTGCCGTCATCCAAGGCATGCTCAGCGGCATCGGCGTTCTGATCTTCGCCAGCCAATTCCACGTCATGGTCGACGACCACGACGCCGCTCGGCCCTGGCTCAATATCGGCTGGGAGAAGGGGATCGCCAACATCCTCACAATCCCCGAGTCGCTCTGGAAGGGACTCGTGCCGCTGGACAATTCGCCCCACCACCTCGCGGCTGCGGTCGGCGTCTCCTCCATACTCGTCTTGATGTTCTGGAAGTACGTCCCGATTAAGTCGCTGCGCATTATCCCCGGCGCCGTCGTCGCGGTGATCTTGGCGGCCGCTATCACTAAGACCATGGGCTGGAACATCGAACACGTCGATGTGCCAGCGAGCCTGCTCGACGGAATCTTGTTCCCAACGAGAGAAGTCCTCGGCGATCTTGAATGGCGCGCCGTTGCGCTCGCCGCGGTCACGGTCGCCCTCATCGCCAGCGCCGAGACGATGCTCTGCTGCGCCGCGGTCGATCAGATGCAGTCTCACACCCGCACCGACTACAACCGCGAGCTGCTCGCCCAGGGAGTCGGCAACTTTGCCTGCGGCGTTGTCGGCTCACTGCCCATGACGGGTGTCATCGTCCGCAGCTCGGCCAACGTCGACGCCGGTGGCCGTACCCGGCTCTCGGCGTGGCTCCACGGGCTTTGGCTCTTGATATTCGTCGCCCTGCTGCCGTGGGTGCTCGACATGATCCCGATGTCGAGCCTTGCCGCGGTGCTAGTCTACACGGGCTGGAAACTCATCAACCCCAAGGCGGTCCTCAAACTCTGGCGTGTCAGCCGGCCCGAAGGGATTATCGCCATCATAACCCTGCTGCTGGTGGTGGGCGTCGATCTATTAACGGGCGTCCTGGTGGGCATCGCTTGCACGGCGGCCTGGCTCCTGTGGACGTTTGCTAAGCTCGACGTCGATGTCGAAGAGATCCCCTCAGAAAGCCGAACTGTCCTCCGCCTTGAGGGCGCCGCGACGTTTCTGGGGGTGCCAAAGATCGCCGACGCCCTCGACAAGATTACGCCCGACACCGAACTGCACGTCCCGCTAGACCGTTTGCGGTACATCGACCACTCATGCCTCGAGCTGCTCGTCAACTGGGAGAAGATGCACTCGGCTCAAGGTGGCGTGCTCGTCATTGACTGGGAGAGCCTTGCCGCGACTTTCCGCGACTCGAACAATAAGACTCACGAACAGTAA